From Variimorphobacter saccharofermentans, one genomic window encodes:
- a CDS encoding helix-turn-helix domain-containing protein: MDVFDVKKAGEKIASLRKEKGMTQEELAEKLGVSPQAVSKWENGNAMPEVALLVDLSQILECSTDSILNPSDFKINKPNFIQMLLPYQDVAPYTGAYWPHGMAFPAVMTALKLFMGLEERRNYNNHQINDDQEYILQSGISTLAFGFSHYNKEFIHDCFQIYGFDYKTVTTNHRTFDEIIAIIRRQLQKGYPVIIQDKSNNAAFLFVTGIIADGHKIRAHEFVEGLDEKNFNMNPYDMETLDNWLKPDMEILLLSHIDYKLDIEEACKKALYNYCLMMSGRWDKEEFISSETPDSFRQFMHYGSDGYCSYINYLQRGSMEGFYPQQCIFHESNVSTLGFLQMCKEYIKDINQQSLNAAIDRYQALKENSWEIINISWNDPTHTESDAEKAKMIANILIRSNEIFRDAVKDIIKAIDFTA, from the coding sequence ATGGATGTGTTTGATGTAAAAAAAGCCGGTGAGAAAATAGCTAGCCTTCGAAAAGAAAAAGGGATGACACAGGAAGAGCTAGCCGAAAAATTGGGTGTGAGTCCTCAGGCTGTAAGTAAGTGGGAAAATGGTAATGCTATGCCGGAAGTTGCATTACTAGTAGATTTATCGCAAATCTTAGAGTGTTCCACTGATAGCATACTCAATCCATCAGATTTCAAAATAAACAAGCCAAATTTCATTCAAATGCTTTTACCATATCAGGATGTAGCTCCCTATACTGGCGCATATTGGCCTCACGGCATGGCGTTTCCGGCAGTTATGACAGCACTCAAACTTTTTATGGGACTGGAAGAACGACGTAATTATAATAATCATCAGATTAATGATGATCAGGAATACATCTTGCAATCAGGAATATCAACCCTGGCGTTTGGTTTTTCACACTATAACAAGGAATTCATTCATGACTGCTTTCAAATATATGGCTTTGATTACAAAACGGTTACAACAAATCATAGGACATTTGATGAAATAATTGCGATCATCAGAAGACAGCTTCAGAAAGGATACCCTGTCATTATTCAAGATAAATCCAACAATGCGGCCTTTTTGTTTGTTACTGGAATTATTGCAGATGGACATAAAATCCGTGCCCATGAATTTGTAGAAGGTCTTGATGAAAAAAACTTCAATATGAATCCATATGATATGGAGACTCTAGATAACTGGTTGAAGCCTGATATGGAAATCCTATTACTTTCCCATATTGATTATAAACTGGATATTGAGGAAGCATGTAAGAAAGCTTTATATAATTATTGCTTGATGATGTCCGGAAGATGGGATAAAGAGGAGTTTATTAGCTCAGAAACTCCTGATTCGTTTCGACAGTTTATGCATTATGGTTCTGATGGCTACTGCTCTTATATCAACTATTTACAGCGCGGCTCCATGGAAGGCTTCTATCCGCAGCAATGCATTTTCCATGAAAGTAATGTCAGTACATTAGGCTTTCTTCAGATGTGCAAGGAATATATTAAGGACATCAACCAGCAGAGTTTAAATGCAGCGATTGATCGATATCAAGCCTTGAAAGAAAACTCATGGGAAATCATTAATATTTCATGGAACGATCCAACACACACGGAATCGGATGCTGAAAAAGCGAAGATGATTGCAAATATTTTAATTCGTTCAAATGAAATTTTCAGAGATGCTGTGAAAGATATCATAAAAGCGATTGATTTTACAGCATGA
- a CDS encoding ABC transporter permease produces MNKKRRKSVWATLFEQKALLIMSIPLLLYQILFKYIPIYGWSMAFQKFKPGRSMWEQEWVGFDNFKKLFTGINGERFIQDIINTLGQSILTLVLGTVFAIILALMLNEVKDGVFKRVIQNITYMPHFLSWIIVAGIVSVALSAPSSGGFINSALLSLHIIDEPIQFLSKPEYFWGIAALSHLWKELGWNTILYLAAITAIDPSLYEAAEMDGAGRFSKIWNITLPGIRPTIVILLIMSTGYILEAGFEIPYFLGNGLVVEKSETIDVFVMRYGYQMGNYSLAVVAGMFKTVVGIIIVGIVNFIAGRLGEETLI; encoded by the coding sequence TTGAATAAAAAAAGAAGAAAAAGTGTGTGGGCTACCTTATTTGAACAGAAAGCCCTGCTTATCATGAGTATACCGTTACTTTTATATCAGATTTTATTCAAGTATATACCAATATACGGTTGGTCTATGGCTTTCCAGAAGTTTAAACCAGGCCGCAGTATGTGGGAGCAGGAATGGGTTGGATTTGATAATTTTAAGAAACTGTTTACAGGAATAAATGGAGAACGCTTCATACAGGACATCATAAACACATTGGGGCAGAGCATACTGACTCTGGTTCTTGGTACAGTATTTGCCATTATCCTGGCACTGATGCTGAACGAAGTAAAGGACGGAGTGTTTAAACGAGTGATTCAAAATATCACATATATGCCACATTTTCTTAGCTGGATCATTGTGGCTGGAATTGTTTCAGTTGCACTTTCGGCGCCAAGTTCAGGTGGTTTTATTAATTCAGCACTGCTGTCATTACATATTATTGACGAGCCGATACAGTTTCTGTCGAAACCCGAATATTTTTGGGGAATTGCTGCATTAAGTCATCTATGGAAAGAATTGGGATGGAATACTATTTTGTACTTAGCTGCAATAACTGCCATAGACCCATCGTTATACGAAGCTGCGGAAATGGATGGTGCGGGTCGGTTTAGTAAAATATGGAACATTACGCTTCCGGGTATTCGACCAACCATCGTCATACTGTTGATTATGTCCACAGGTTATATTTTGGAGGCAGGATTTGAAATTCCATATTTCTTAGGTAACGGCTTGGTAGTTGAAAAATCAGAAACAATTGACGTATTTGTAATGCGATATGGTTATCAGATGGGAAATTACAGTTTAGCAGTTGTGGCGGGTATGTTTAAAACAGTGGTAGGTATTATTATCGTTGGGATTGTCAACTTTATTGCTGGTCGTCTTGGCGAAGAAACACTGATATAA
- a CDS encoding carbohydrate ABC transporter permease, which yields MKNKKWKPGNIIFTIINTGILIFLCIIMIYPLLNTLAISLNDGADAVKGGITIWPRIFSLKNYDIVFHMYTIYDAFFISVTKTIVIVITNIFFTSMLAYALSRNEFTLRKPITLIFVLTMYFNAGLIPNYLLIKDLNMLNTFMVYWIPNIISAFNLIVIRTYIKTIPESLPESAKIDGAGHFRIWWRIIMPLCKPTLAVIALFVAVGSWNSWMDTLLYNSGNQKLSTLQYELQKLLASAMNAGTNQGGMAGAQAVAGQGGTVTTPLALRAAITIVASVPILCVYPFLQRYFVSGLTVGGVKE from the coding sequence GTGAAAAATAAAAAGTGGAAACCAGGGAACATAATATTCACAATAATAAATACAGGCATCCTGATATTCTTATGTATAATTATGATTTATCCGCTATTAAACACATTAGCGATTTCCTTAAATGACGGAGCAGACGCAGTAAAAGGTGGAATAACGATTTGGCCTAGAATTTTCTCATTAAAAAATTATGATATTGTCTTTCATATGTATACGATTTATGATGCGTTTTTTATTAGCGTTACAAAGACAATTGTTATTGTAATCACGAATATTTTCTTTACATCTATGTTGGCGTATGCCCTTAGTCGGAATGAGTTTACATTAAGAAAACCAATTACGCTAATATTCGTGTTAACAATGTACTTTAACGCCGGTCTTATCCCTAATTATTTATTGATAAAGGACTTAAATATGTTAAATACATTTATGGTTTACTGGATACCCAATATCATCAGTGCGTTCAATCTAATTGTCATACGAACCTATATAAAAACAATTCCTGAGTCGCTCCCGGAGTCAGCTAAAATAGACGGTGCAGGACATTTTCGTATATGGTGGCGTATCATTATGCCGCTTTGTAAGCCAACTCTTGCGGTTATTGCTCTATTCGTAGCAGTAGGCAGCTGGAATAGCTGGATGGATACGTTACTGTATAATTCGGGAAATCAGAAGCTGTCCACGCTTCAATATGAATTGCAGAAACTACTGGCGAGTGCAATGAATGCAGGGACAAATCAAGGTGGTATGGCAGGTGCACAGGCTGTAGCCGGTCAAGGTGGCACAGTAACGACACCACTGGCTTTACGTGCGGCAATTACAATTGTGGCTAGTGTACCTATTTTATGTGTATATCCATTTTTACAACGGTACTTTGTATCCGGACTGACGGTTGGGGGAGTAAAAGAGTAA